Proteins found in one Miscanthus floridulus cultivar M001 chromosome 4, ASM1932011v1, whole genome shotgun sequence genomic segment:
- the LOC136552472 gene encoding cysteine-rich receptor-like protein kinase 25 isoform X3 has translation MLVLLLLLLLAVASSPATASGDGGAAVPVGTTVLSSFCSPTNSSVLQTYQPNSTFAANLQKLVAELPRNASASGFSAGRFGAAGPGAAYGIVLCRGDYLGQQCVDCLAEGFVQAASRCPSSVDATMYYDQCQLRFSDQDFLAGAGAGAANMPESAASNMNKVSAGNTAAFDALVTRLVDAVSDAASNRSARYATGQAGFPPENMNVYALVQCTQDLTTGQCRECLTGLRDQMASLFAGKVGGRILGVRCHIRYEKDVFFAQTQDMLTLTPLLGSTKGSSTTLWMVAVVVPVSVLLACFLACFLWIRKRRRRVIEMSGRVSVPTMSMEMEQVADSEFSIFDFDQIADATGNFSDDHKLGQGGFGPVYKGELPGGLEIAIKRLSSVSVQGLMEFKTEIQLIAKLQHTNLVRLLGCCVQADEKMLVYEYMHNKSLDFFIFDSEKGKALTWERRFRIIDGVAQGLLYLHKHSRLRVIHRDLKASNILLDRDMNPKISDFGMARIFCSNVTEANTTRVVGTHGYIAPEYASEGLFSIKSDVFSFGVLLLEMISGKRTAGFYQYGKFFNLTGYAYQLWQDGKWHELVDPALGDDLPLSEVTRCVQVALLCVQDSADDRPNMSEVVAMLGSEGVTMPEPRQPAYYNVRITSLAVSSDSFGESSCRITSITLTDHEEGR, from the exons ATGCTTGTCctcttgctcctcctcctcctcgccgtggcctcttctccggcgacggcgtcgggcgacggcggcgctgccgTTCCAGTGGGGACTACCGTCTTGTCCTCCTTCTGCAGCCCCACCAACTCGAGCGTCCTGCAGACGTACCAGCCCAACAGCACGTTCGCGGCCAACCTACAGAAGCTCGTCGCCGAGCTCCCGAGGAACGCCTCGGCGTCGGGCTTCTCGGCGGGGAGGTTCGGCGCCGCGGGCCCTGGCGCGGCGTACGGGATCGTGCTCTGCCGCGGCGACTACCTCGGCCAGCAGTGCGTGGACTGCCTCGCCGAGGGGTTCGTGCAGGCGGCCAGCAGGTGCCCCAGCAGCGTGGACGCGACCATGTACTACGACCAGTGCCAGCTCCGGTTCTCCGACCAGGACTTCCTCGCCGGAGCCGGAGCGGGCGCCGCCAACATGCCGGAGAGCGCCGCCTCGAACATGAACAAGGTGTCCGCCGGGAACACCGCCGCGTTCGACGCCCTGGTCACGCGGCTCGTGGACGCGGTGTCCGACGCCGCCAGCAACAGGAGCGCCCGCTACGCCACGGGCCAGGCCGGGTTCCCGCCGGAGAACATGAACGTGTACGCGCTCGTGCAGTGCACGCAGGATCTGACGACGGGGCAGTGCCGGGAGTGTCTGACCGGCCTCAGAGACCAGATGGCCAGTTTGTTCGCCGGGAAAGTGGGTGGGAGGATTCTCGgcgtgcgctgccacatcaggtACGAGAAGGATGTCTTCTTCGCGCAGACCCAAGATATGCTGACGCTCACGCCGCTGCTAGGTTCGACCAAAG GTAGCAGCACGACGCTATGGAtggtcgccgtcgtcgtccccgTGTCCGTGCTCCTGGCCTGCTTCCTCGCATGCTTCCTGTGGATCCGAAAGCGGAGGAGGAGAG TGATCGAAATGTCAGGGAGGGTGAGCGTGCCCACCATGTCCATGGAGATGGAGCAGGTCGCCGACTCCGAGTTCTCCATCTTCGACTTCGACCAGATCGCCGACGCCACCGGCAACTTCTCCGACGACCACAAGCTAGGCCAGGGCGGCTTCGGACCCGTGTACAAG GGTGAGCTGCCCGGCGGCCTGGAGATCGCGATCAAGCGGCTGTCGTCGGTGTCGGTGCAGGGTCTGATGGAGTTCAAGACGGAGATCCAGCTGATCGCCAAGCTGCAGCACACCAACCTGGTGCGCCTGCTGGGGTGCTGCGTGCAGGCCGACGAGAAGATGCTCGTCTACGAGTATATGCACAACAAGAGCCTCGACTTCTTCATCTTCG ACAGCGAGAAAGGGAAGGCCCTGACCTGGGAGCGGCGGTTCCGGATCATCGACGGCGTCGCGCAGGGCTTGCTCTACCTGCACAAGCACTCGCGGCTGCGGGTCATCCACCGGGACCTCAAGGCCAGCAACATCCTCCTGGACCGCGACATGAACCCCAAGATCTCCGACTTCGGCATGGCCAGGATCTTCTGCTCCAACGTCACCGAGGCCAACACCACCAGGGTCGTCGGCACGCA TGGCTACATCGCTCCGGAATACGCTTCCGAGGGTCTCTTCTCCATCAAATCCGACGTTTTCAGCTTCGGGGTCTTGCTCCTCGAGATGATAAGCGGGAAGAGGACCGCCGGCTTCTACCAGTACGGCAAGTTCTTCAATCTCACAGGATAT GCGTACCAGCTGTGGCAGGACGGGAAATGGCACGAGCTGGTGGACCCGGCGCTGGGCGACGACCTGCCGTTGAGCGAGGTGACGAGGTGCGTGCAGGTGGCGCTGCTGTGCGTGCAGGACAGCGCCGACGACCGGCCCAACATGTCGGAGGTGGTGGCCATGCTGGGGAGCGAGGGGGTCACCATGCCGGAGCCCCGCCAGCCGGCATACTACAACGTCCGGATCACCAGCCTCGCCGTGTCGTCCGACTCGTTCGGCGAGTCCTCCTGCAGGATCACCAGCATCACCCTCACGGATCACGAGGAAGGCAGGTAG
- the LOC136552472 gene encoding cysteine-rich receptor-like protein kinase 25 isoform X1, with translation MLVLLLLLLLAVASSPATASGDGGAAVPVGTTVLSSFCSPTNSSVLQTYQPNSTFAANLQKLVAELPRNASASGFSAGRFGAAGPGAAYGIVLCRGDYLGQQCVDCLAEGFVQAASRCPSSVDATMYYDQCQLRFSDQDFLAGAGAGAANMPESAASNMNKVSAGNTAAFDALVTRLVDAVSDAASNRSARYATGQAGFPPENMNVYALVQCTQDLTTGQCRECLTGLRDQMASLFAGKVGGRILGVRCHIRYEKDVFFAQTQDMLTLTPLLGSTKGSSTTLWMVAVVVPVSVLLACFLACFLWIRKRRRRGRVSVPTMSMEMEQVADSEFSIFDFDQIADATGNFSDDHKLGQGGFGPVYKGELPGGLEIAIKRLSSVSVQGLMEFKTEIQLIAKLQHTNLVRLLGCCVQADEKMLVYEYMHNKSLDFFIFDSEKGKALTWERRFRIIDGVAQGLLYLHKHSRLRVIHRDLKASNILLDRDMNPKISDFGMARIFCSNVTEANTTRVVGTHGYIAPEYASEGLFSIKSDVFSFGVLLLEMISGKRTAGFYQYGKFFNLTGYAYQLWQDGKWHELVDPALGDDLPLSEVTRCVQVALLCVQDSADDRPNMSEVVAMLGSEGVTMPEPRQPAYYNVRITSLAVSSDSFGESSCRITSITLTDHEEGR, from the exons ATGCTTGTCctcttgctcctcctcctcctcgccgtggcctcttctccggcgacggcgtcgggcgacggcggcgctgccgTTCCAGTGGGGACTACCGTCTTGTCCTCCTTCTGCAGCCCCACCAACTCGAGCGTCCTGCAGACGTACCAGCCCAACAGCACGTTCGCGGCCAACCTACAGAAGCTCGTCGCCGAGCTCCCGAGGAACGCCTCGGCGTCGGGCTTCTCGGCGGGGAGGTTCGGCGCCGCGGGCCCTGGCGCGGCGTACGGGATCGTGCTCTGCCGCGGCGACTACCTCGGCCAGCAGTGCGTGGACTGCCTCGCCGAGGGGTTCGTGCAGGCGGCCAGCAGGTGCCCCAGCAGCGTGGACGCGACCATGTACTACGACCAGTGCCAGCTCCGGTTCTCCGACCAGGACTTCCTCGCCGGAGCCGGAGCGGGCGCCGCCAACATGCCGGAGAGCGCCGCCTCGAACATGAACAAGGTGTCCGCCGGGAACACCGCCGCGTTCGACGCCCTGGTCACGCGGCTCGTGGACGCGGTGTCCGACGCCGCCAGCAACAGGAGCGCCCGCTACGCCACGGGCCAGGCCGGGTTCCCGCCGGAGAACATGAACGTGTACGCGCTCGTGCAGTGCACGCAGGATCTGACGACGGGGCAGTGCCGGGAGTGTCTGACCGGCCTCAGAGACCAGATGGCCAGTTTGTTCGCCGGGAAAGTGGGTGGGAGGATTCTCGgcgtgcgctgccacatcaggtACGAGAAGGATGTCTTCTTCGCGCAGACCCAAGATATGCTGACGCTCACGCCGCTGCTAGGTTCGACCAAAG GTAGCAGCACGACGCTATGGAtggtcgccgtcgtcgtccccgTGTCCGTGCTCCTGGCCTGCTTCCTCGCATGCTTCCTGTGGATCCGAAAGCGGAGGAGGAGAG GGAGGGTGAGCGTGCCCACCATGTCCATGGAGATGGAGCAGGTCGCCGACTCCGAGTTCTCCATCTTCGACTTCGACCAGATCGCCGACGCCACCGGCAACTTCTCCGACGACCACAAGCTAGGCCAGGGCGGCTTCGGACCCGTGTACAAG GGTGAGCTGCCCGGCGGCCTGGAGATCGCGATCAAGCGGCTGTCGTCGGTGTCGGTGCAGGGTCTGATGGAGTTCAAGACGGAGATCCAGCTGATCGCCAAGCTGCAGCACACCAACCTGGTGCGCCTGCTGGGGTGCTGCGTGCAGGCCGACGAGAAGATGCTCGTCTACGAGTATATGCACAACAAGAGCCTCGACTTCTTCATCTTCG ACAGCGAGAAAGGGAAGGCCCTGACCTGGGAGCGGCGGTTCCGGATCATCGACGGCGTCGCGCAGGGCTTGCTCTACCTGCACAAGCACTCGCGGCTGCGGGTCATCCACCGGGACCTCAAGGCCAGCAACATCCTCCTGGACCGCGACATGAACCCCAAGATCTCCGACTTCGGCATGGCCAGGATCTTCTGCTCCAACGTCACCGAGGCCAACACCACCAGGGTCGTCGGCACGCA TGGCTACATCGCTCCGGAATACGCTTCCGAGGGTCTCTTCTCCATCAAATCCGACGTTTTCAGCTTCGGGGTCTTGCTCCTCGAGATGATAAGCGGGAAGAGGACCGCCGGCTTCTACCAGTACGGCAAGTTCTTCAATCTCACAGGATAT GCGTACCAGCTGTGGCAGGACGGGAAATGGCACGAGCTGGTGGACCCGGCGCTGGGCGACGACCTGCCGTTGAGCGAGGTGACGAGGTGCGTGCAGGTGGCGCTGCTGTGCGTGCAGGACAGCGCCGACGACCGGCCCAACATGTCGGAGGTGGTGGCCATGCTGGGGAGCGAGGGGGTCACCATGCCGGAGCCCCGCCAGCCGGCATACTACAACGTCCGGATCACCAGCCTCGCCGTGTCGTCCGACTCGTTCGGCGAGTCCTCCTGCAGGATCACCAGCATCACCCTCACGGATCACGAGGAAGGCAGGTAG
- the LOC136552472 gene encoding cysteine-rich receptor-like protein kinase 25 isoform X2, with product MLVLLLLLLLAVASSPATASGDGGAAVPVGTTVLSSFCSPTNSSVLQTYQPNSTFAANLQKLVAELPRNASASGFSAGRFGAAGPGAAYGIVLCRGDYLGQQCVDCLAEGFVQAASRCPSSVDATMYYDQCQLRFSDQDFLAGAGAGAANMPESAASNMNKVSAGNTAAFDALVTRLVDAVSDAASNRSARYATGQAGFPPENMNVYALVQCTQDLTTGQCRECLTGLRDQMASLFAGKVGGRILGVRCHIRYEKDVFFAQTQDMLTLTPLLGSTKGRVSVPTMSMEMEQVADSEFSIFDFDQIADATGNFSDDHKLGQGGFGPVYKGELPGGLEIAIKRLSSVSVQGLMEFKTEIQLIAKLQHTNLVRLLGCCVQADEKMLVYEYMHNKSLDFFIFDSEKGKALTWERRFRIIDGVAQGLLYLHKHSRLRVIHRDLKASNILLDRDMNPKISDFGMARIFCSNVTEANTTRVVGTHGYIAPEYASEGLFSIKSDVFSFGVLLLEMISGKRTAGFYQYGKFFNLTGYAYQLWQDGKWHELVDPALGDDLPLSEVTRCVQVALLCVQDSADDRPNMSEVVAMLGSEGVTMPEPRQPAYYNVRITSLAVSSDSFGESSCRITSITLTDHEEGR from the exons ATGCTTGTCctcttgctcctcctcctcctcgccgtggcctcttctccggcgacggcgtcgggcgacggcggcgctgccgTTCCAGTGGGGACTACCGTCTTGTCCTCCTTCTGCAGCCCCACCAACTCGAGCGTCCTGCAGACGTACCAGCCCAACAGCACGTTCGCGGCCAACCTACAGAAGCTCGTCGCCGAGCTCCCGAGGAACGCCTCGGCGTCGGGCTTCTCGGCGGGGAGGTTCGGCGCCGCGGGCCCTGGCGCGGCGTACGGGATCGTGCTCTGCCGCGGCGACTACCTCGGCCAGCAGTGCGTGGACTGCCTCGCCGAGGGGTTCGTGCAGGCGGCCAGCAGGTGCCCCAGCAGCGTGGACGCGACCATGTACTACGACCAGTGCCAGCTCCGGTTCTCCGACCAGGACTTCCTCGCCGGAGCCGGAGCGGGCGCCGCCAACATGCCGGAGAGCGCCGCCTCGAACATGAACAAGGTGTCCGCCGGGAACACCGCCGCGTTCGACGCCCTGGTCACGCGGCTCGTGGACGCGGTGTCCGACGCCGCCAGCAACAGGAGCGCCCGCTACGCCACGGGCCAGGCCGGGTTCCCGCCGGAGAACATGAACGTGTACGCGCTCGTGCAGTGCACGCAGGATCTGACGACGGGGCAGTGCCGGGAGTGTCTGACCGGCCTCAGAGACCAGATGGCCAGTTTGTTCGCCGGGAAAGTGGGTGGGAGGATTCTCGgcgtgcgctgccacatcaggtACGAGAAGGATGTCTTCTTCGCGCAGACCCAAGATATGCTGACGCTCACGCCGCTGCTAGGTTCGACCAAAG GGAGGGTGAGCGTGCCCACCATGTCCATGGAGATGGAGCAGGTCGCCGACTCCGAGTTCTCCATCTTCGACTTCGACCAGATCGCCGACGCCACCGGCAACTTCTCCGACGACCACAAGCTAGGCCAGGGCGGCTTCGGACCCGTGTACAAG GGTGAGCTGCCCGGCGGCCTGGAGATCGCGATCAAGCGGCTGTCGTCGGTGTCGGTGCAGGGTCTGATGGAGTTCAAGACGGAGATCCAGCTGATCGCCAAGCTGCAGCACACCAACCTGGTGCGCCTGCTGGGGTGCTGCGTGCAGGCCGACGAGAAGATGCTCGTCTACGAGTATATGCACAACAAGAGCCTCGACTTCTTCATCTTCG ACAGCGAGAAAGGGAAGGCCCTGACCTGGGAGCGGCGGTTCCGGATCATCGACGGCGTCGCGCAGGGCTTGCTCTACCTGCACAAGCACTCGCGGCTGCGGGTCATCCACCGGGACCTCAAGGCCAGCAACATCCTCCTGGACCGCGACATGAACCCCAAGATCTCCGACTTCGGCATGGCCAGGATCTTCTGCTCCAACGTCACCGAGGCCAACACCACCAGGGTCGTCGGCACGCA TGGCTACATCGCTCCGGAATACGCTTCCGAGGGTCTCTTCTCCATCAAATCCGACGTTTTCAGCTTCGGGGTCTTGCTCCTCGAGATGATAAGCGGGAAGAGGACCGCCGGCTTCTACCAGTACGGCAAGTTCTTCAATCTCACAGGATAT GCGTACCAGCTGTGGCAGGACGGGAAATGGCACGAGCTGGTGGACCCGGCGCTGGGCGACGACCTGCCGTTGAGCGAGGTGACGAGGTGCGTGCAGGTGGCGCTGCTGTGCGTGCAGGACAGCGCCGACGACCGGCCCAACATGTCGGAGGTGGTGGCCATGCTGGGGAGCGAGGGGGTCACCATGCCGGAGCCCCGCCAGCCGGCATACTACAACGTCCGGATCACCAGCCTCGCCGTGTCGTCCGACTCGTTCGGCGAGTCCTCCTGCAGGATCACCAGCATCACCCTCACGGATCACGAGGAAGGCAGGTAG